One segment of uncultured Propionivibrio sp. DNA contains the following:
- a CDS encoding CNP1-like family protein has protein sequence MMADACRRKRGNVFWRVLFRRFGFVAVLSLLCVGVSAVELDDDEAPWVEGAFEMPAYPKQGSLISFPVGIRTDITFSIDGETISVGEDGVIRYVLVVVSALGARNVSFEGMRCGTGERRLYATGRSDGTWSAARSDQWTKIRGSRSNHHVELFLNYFCTIGAPAIVTPEAARRVLLKGGAGESAK, from the coding sequence ATGATGGCTGACGCTTGTCGCAGAAAACGCGGGAATGTGTTTTGGCGCGTCCTGTTCCGGCGATTCGGCTTCGTCGCGGTTCTGTCGCTTCTTTGCGTCGGGGTTTCTGCGGTGGAACTGGATGACGACGAGGCGCCTTGGGTCGAAGGGGCGTTTGAAATGCCGGCGTACCCGAAGCAGGGGAGTTTGATTTCTTTTCCGGTCGGTATTCGTACCGATATTACATTCTCGATTGATGGGGAGACGATATCGGTCGGGGAGGATGGCGTAATTCGCTACGTTCTGGTGGTCGTCAGCGCGCTAGGTGCGCGAAATGTTAGTTTTGAAGGGATGCGTTGCGGGACGGGCGAGCGGCGTTTGTACGCCACAGGGCGCTCGGATGGGACGTGGTCGGCAGCGAGAAGTGATCAATGGACAAAAATTCGCGGTAGCCGCAGCAACCATCACGTGGAACTGTTTTTAAATTACTTTTGCACGATCGGTGCACCGGCAATCGTCACGCCAGAGGCTGCGCGCCGCGTATTGCTTAAAGGTGGTGCCGGCGAAAGTGC
- a CDS encoding RNA pyrophosphohydrolase — protein MLDREGYRPNVGIILCNAKNEVFWGKRIREHSWQFPQGGIKRGETPEQAMYRELQEETGLLPEHVSILGRTKDWLRYDVPTHWIKREWRGSYKGQKQIWFLLRLLGRDTDICLRATDHPEFDAWRWTTYWVSLDAVIEFKRGVYEMALNELARFLDADQRKARRDSQVRRNKTDEMGNQNDG, from the coding sequence ATGCTCGACCGTGAGGGGTATCGCCCGAACGTCGGCATCATCTTATGTAACGCAAAGAACGAGGTATTCTGGGGTAAGCGAATTCGGGAACATTCATGGCAGTTTCCGCAGGGCGGCATCAAACGGGGAGAAACGCCCGAGCAGGCGATGTACCGCGAGCTTCAGGAAGAAACCGGATTGCTCCCCGAGCATGTCTCTATCCTCGGCAGGACCAAGGACTGGTTGCGTTACGATGTGCCGACCCATTGGATTAAGCGCGAGTGGCGCGGGAGTTACAAGGGGCAGAAGCAGATCTGGTTCCTTCTGCGTCTTCTCGGACGGGATACGGATATCTGTCTGCGTGCTACCGATCATCCCGAGTTCGATGCTTGGCGTTGGACGACCTATTGGGTTTCGCTCGATGCGGTCATCGAATTCAAGCGAGGCGTCTATGAAATGGCGCTGAATGAATTGGCACGCTTTCTCGATGCGGACCAGCGGAAAGCCAGGCGGGACTCGCAGGTGCGCCGAAACAAAACGGATGAAATGGGTAATCAGAATGATGGCTGA